From one Nitrospinota bacterium genomic stretch:
- a CDS encoding GntR family transcriptional regulator, with amino-acid sequence MKIQKKDSDILFPSNTTGGQRVFRSVSLVDQIANTLRDDILTGRFKGGDQLLEDSLKNEFDISRTPLREAFRILEKEGLVEILPRRGTFVKRITKQDIEENFPVRAILEGLAARLAYENLRDQDINEMGEVIEYMEEAAQREDFIDYAKNHIAFHEIFINASGNETLIALLHNLRMHTLWHRYTHHYYKEDFRNSLKVHRRIIDLFKEKKVSEGEIEKVVRQHIEVALGPFLASMEKLEGKTPKKESM; translated from the coding sequence ATGAAAATTCAGAAAAAAGACTCAGACATTCTCTTTCCCTCCAATACAACAGGGGGCCAAAGGGTTTTTAGATCTGTTTCATTAGTGGATCAGATTGCTAATACTCTCAGAGATGACATATTGACTGGGAGATTCAAAGGTGGTGACCAGCTCCTTGAAGACTCCCTAAAAAATGAGTTTGATATCAGCCGTACCCCTTTAAGAGAAGCCTTTAGAATTTTAGAGAAAGAAGGCCTTGTTGAGATCCTGCCCCGCAGAGGTACCTTTGTTAAAAGAATTACTAAGCAAGACATTGAAGAAAATTTTCCTGTGCGGGCTATTTTAGAGGGGCTTGCAGCACGTTTGGCATACGAAAACTTGAGAGATCAGGATATCAATGAAATGGGAGAGGTCATTGAATATATGGAGGAGGCAGCTCAAAGAGAAGATTTCATTGACTATGCAAAAAATCACATTGCCTTTCATGAAATCTTTATCAATGCCTCAGGAAATGAAACCTTGATTGCCCTTCTTCACAATCTTCGCATGCATACTTTGTGGCATCGATACACTCATCACTATTATAAAGAAGATTTTAGAAATTCCCTAAAGGTCCATCGCCGAATTATAGATTTATTTAAAGAAAAAAAGGTCTCTGAGGGAGAGATAGAGAAGGTTGTTCGTCAACACATTGAGGTAGCCCTCGGTCCTTTTTTGGCCTCTATGGAAAAACTCGAAGGTAAAACACCAAAGAAAGAATCTATGTGA